CCATCCTCAGCGTCGTACTCGTCTCACTCTATCGCTGCGTTTTTGTGTACGTGTATGTGAACGCGTGtgttagtgtgtgtgtgtgttttgtgtgcGCGCGTGTATTAGTGTGTCCGCTTATGAATGGTTGTTGTTAttacaaaaaggaaaaagaatTGTTGCCAAGCATTTTATTGTTTcgtatgcacatatgtacacCCCCCCCGCCTGTTCCCGCCGGGCCACGCCGCACAAAAGAAACCAAACTAAAAATTGCTTACACTACAAATGTTTGCCACTTTTTATATTTGCCTATTGTTGGCTTTGGAGAGAACTTgtattgctgttgttgtatttGTTGTCAGCCATTGTTCGCTCGTTCCCCGCACCCCCACTCCTCTAGCCACCAATTATTACAAGACGCCACCGCAAATACTTCTTTCCAATGCGTTGCCGCTTCGGCTCAGTGTGCTGCTGTGCTGTGTTCTGGCTGTGTGTGCGTTTGTGTGGGTAGCAATCAAAGAGAGCACTGCATACAGCCGTCCCGCTCTGCCTGCCGCCATGCCTTCGGCAGACTCGTTTGCTTGTTCTTTTAATGGAACTGGCGCTAGCCTGCTCACACCAAACATTAGTTGGTTTGAAGAGGTGCGAGAGGGTGGCATCTCGGCATCAGTGAATGCAATGCATTGCCTGAGAGTGTTGGGGGTGGGTGGGTGTAAAGAGAATGGTTTGTCCAccaaaacaaaagcaacaatgGAAAAATTGCAGTAAACAAATTGTGGCCTAACACTCTCCCTTTTTcgttctccctctctctctctgtctgtctcttgcAGCTCACCAGAAAGACTGAAGCAAGAAGATTGCCCAATCAACGATCCCCAAAGGTAAGACAGAAAGggagatatacatatatattgagagagagaacgagagtgcgagcacaagcacaagcaacaacaacgacaaagGAGAGCGATAAATCCACATCAACATCCACATTGAGATCCAAATCCAGCGCATTGAGAGAGCGAGGAACGCGGCGGCGGCGTCAAGGAAGCTAACGCTAATGAGGATCTATTGGCAGCATGAGTACACTGGGGGGAAGTAGGGGAGAGCGAAATGCCAAGCCCAAATTCACAGCGTTGGATATAAATCGCATGTACAAGAATAGTCGTGTAAGTACAAATCATATACATATCGATATGCATAAATGTCCCTCTATAGTCcccatatatgtatatacatacatacatatatatatttactgTTTGCTGATTCCTTGACTTCCTCTCCCTCCGCCTTGCGCAGGGTGAATCAAGTGAACCATCAGCACAGAAGAATCAAGTGCCTCGTAAACATGGTATGCAAATCTTGGGAAAAGTGCCGTCCGCTAGGCGACCACCAGCCAATCTGCCATCCCTGAAGGCCGAgaccaacaccagcagcagcaacaataatTTCCTAGTCTCAGTCGAAGGTGAGTtgagcgacagcagcagcagcagaagcagcatcaACAGAAGAGTACTCTCTATATATCCTATATGTATATCCCCTCTTAAATAACAGCAGGATCAGGCTCAGCAGGAGGATCTAATAATAGCCACAACAACACCACTGCCCAcagcggaggaggaggagcaggcgCTGCCGGTAACGGCGGTGGAGGAGCAACAGGAGGCGGTGGAGCCTCAACAACACCTGGCGTAGGAGGAGGTTCAcagcaactgcagcagcaacagcagcagcatcaccaccaccacaacaacaacgtCTCAACGAGCAACGCCGGCAATAAATTCGGCAGCAGCAATAGTAGCActagcaacagcaacaataacgTCTCCTCCGGGGGCGGCAACAACAGTGCCTCCTCTGGACATAGCCACACTcacagcggcggcggcggtggcggtggcccCGCTAATAGCAACAAAAACTACAAGCTCATCAATAACTCGGCAGGCGGACCGGGGGgcagcggaggaggaggatcaGCAGCCGGCGGTGGCCATTCGCTCAACTCACCCAAGTCATGGTCTGCCATAACCACAGGACACGAGAGGGGCCAGCACTTTGGTCGCCAGCCCCAGCATcattcgcagcagcagcagcaggtggTGCCCCACTACCAGAGTCCGCAATTCCAATACGAGTTCCCCACACTGGACGGCACAGTTGGCAGCGGCGGAAGCGGTGGCGGCGGATCGAGCGGTGCCGGTTCCGGATTGGGGGGAGCGCAGTCGGGCAAGGGACACTACCAGAACCAGGCGCATCACTCGAGCTCAATCCAGCAGAACCATCATCACTCGCATCACTCTCaccatcatcagcagcagcaccagcaccagcaccagcaccagcagcagcatcaacagTCGTCGCACCATCGGGACTACCACCAGGGCCAGGGACAGGGACGTCAGTATGGCGGGGGATCTCACCACTCGCATCGCGACTACAGAGATGGCAACGACGACGTCGGCGGTGGCGCTGGTGGCATGGATCTGGGCGAGATGAGCCTGCGACCACAGAACGATACGGCCACCtggctgcagcagcaggagaaggCGGCCAAGAGTGCTGCGGCTGccgcagcggcggcggcggccaaCTCGGACCTGGCGATGGGCCAACAGGGCCAGGGCCACCATCTGATCGCCGGCAACGGCGGCGGCGGTACACCTGGCGGCgggggtggcggcggcggATCAGGGAACGGAGGAGCCGTTCCCCTGCCCATACTTTCACTTATGCCCTCGTTCATGCGCAGCGGTGCCCCAATGCCCACATCGGCGGTGGTTGCCGGCGGCCTGGGCATGGGTGTCGGCGGATCCATGGCCACCACGGTGGCCTCCATTCTTGCGGGCGGCTCCGAATCGGGTCTGCCCACCCACTACCAGAACGGCATCCTTGGGGGACGGGCCGCTTCCCCGGCCGTTGGCGGTTTTCGTGCCGCCAGCGCTATACCGAAGCGTCCTGCGGCCTCTGCCTCGCCCCCACAGGGCATGGGCACTGCGACGCCaccccaacagcagcaggcgcaGCAGCAGGCGAACGGTGGCGGACGCAAGGAGAAGGACTATGTGGTGGAGCCGGAAGTGGCCCAAATGCAGCGCCCCATTATCCGCGAGGAGGATCTGGAGCGCTTGAATGCGATAGCCAAGGACGACAGCTGGACAAAGCAGGATGATATTGATTATACCAAGAAGTTGACATTCTCGGACGACGAATCCCCCCCAGAGGATCATCTCCATGGCGGCGGCTCTggcaaacagcagcagcaccagcagcagggccATTCCCAGACGCAAGCCTCCACAGCTGCCTCCTCAGTATTGGCTGGCAAGATGGCACCCTCCTCCGTATCCAGCTGGCAGCGTGGCAAGGATAGCAGCGAGCGCGAGTCCCTTCCAGAAGGGTGCatggaccagcagcagcagcagcagcaacaatcgcagcagcagcagcaagacaTGCGCCAACAGAACGGACATCGTGGCAGTTCTGGTAATGTTGGGGCACCAGTGGCCGGTGGCATTGCCCTGGACGCCAGTGTCTATGAGCGAGTAAAGCAGCGcaaggaagaggaggagcGTCGCGAAATGGAGCGGAAACAGGCGGCGGCCAAAAAGCTGCAGGAGCTCGAAATGAAAATGAACAGCAAGaaggcagcagcggcggctCTGGCCGGCGAGGGACCCGCCTCGTCCTCGGGCTCTGTCTCCTCGAATGAAGCGCAATCCCTTTCCGCACCGCTGGGCAATGTCAGTGAGGATGAGGGCGGAGGCCAGCATCGTCGCCCACGCGGCAGCATCTCCAGCCTGGGCAGCGGTGTGAGTCCCGTGACAactggcggtggcggcggcggcgtgtCAGGTTCTGGCTCGCCAGCTGGCGGTGAATACGGCCAGAAGGGCGTGTTCCTTACCCACTTTCAATCGAATTTACCACCACGTTTCCAgcgccagcagcaacaacaacagcaggcccagcagcagcagcagcagccacgcTTGGAGAAGAGCGCCTCGGCCAGCAGTGCTTTCGATAGCAATTCGCGCTACCTGCAGAAGGGTGGCGTGGGATCGGCCAGCGGAGGAGGAGCGGCCGCTGGTACCGTGGCAAGCGGTGGAGGGGGACGTGGGGGCTACGCTCAACGCGGTGCCTccggtggaggaggaggaggagccgcTGGTGGGGGCTACGGACGCAATCGTCACGACAGCTCCAGTGCCCGAGAGGAGCAGGATGCACTGACCatcgagcagcagcagcagcggttcACCCGGGGACAGCAGGAGTACAGGAGTCAGGTGCAGTCATTGCCGCGGAGCATTTCGGAGAATTCGCATCGCAAAACCAGCGTCTCGTCGTCGACCGGCGGCGAGGAGTGCGCCATCCTGAGCCTGGGCTCGTGCTCCTCCTGGGCCGAGCAGACCGATGCCGAGCAGAAGGTGCACCACAGGCATCGCGACGAGAGCTTCTCCTCCACCCACAGCCACGACTCGTCCGTGCAGATTAAGATCCTGCAGCGTCCGGCCCGTCAGCCCAGCCTCAGCGAAGAGGCCATGGCCCCTGGTGCCGTTGGcggccagcagcagaagcaactGCTGCCTGCCTCTCCATCGCTGCACAAGCCCGCACCTGCAGAGATCATGCCCACGCAGATCCTGCGCCGCAGCGTGGAGCCGCTGGACAAGTCCGATGACAAGTCAGAGGAGAAGcccgatggcgatggcgacaAGGCCAagtatcagcagcagcaggcggcgtctggcagcaagcagcagcaagaTGAGGACAAGGCGCATCCCAGCGCCGCCGCCGGCAAGCGCCCCAGTgccagaggaggaggaggtggcgGCGGATCTGTTGGAGGTCGAGGCGGCGGTACACGCAGCTATGCGGCCAGCGCTGGAGGAGGCGGAGCACAAGCAGCATCGGTCGGAAGTGGCAGCTATCGTGGCGGAAATAGGAGCGGCAGCGACTGGggcagccgcagcagcggtgcagctGGCAGACGCTACTACGGCAGCGGCGGCGAGCAATCGGAGCACTCGGAGGATGTGGATGAAGACTGCTACAGCAGTGGAggtggcggaggaggaggaggtggaggtggtACTGGCGCAGCACGTCGACGTCCGGAGGATCCAGCGGGACAGCCGTCGGCCAACAAGGCCGGCTTCTCGCCACGGGGAGAGCCCTCACGACGTGGACGCGGTGGACTTAGCAGCGGTGGTGGTGCCGTCTCAGCGCCTGGGTATCGCCGTCCGGTAGCCGCAGGATCCGGCACCGGATCGGCCGGCAATGCCGGAGGTGCTGGGCGCGCGTACGGACGACTCGGCTACGAGGAGTACGGCAAGCGCAGCTCAGATTCGGAGGCGGATCTGGCGGACAAGAGCAAGCACATGGCCAAGGACGAGAAGGAGGCCTGCGGAGCCGTAGGCGAGGAGAAGGACTGCAAGACTGCCACTTCAGCCCccagccacagtcacagccacagccagcacACTGCCCTGGTCAAGGAGGAGGCGCAAAAGGATTCGCCAGCGCGCATACCTCCCGGACTGGCTGCCACCGCGGCAGGAGGAGCGCCCACGGCCCTGACCAGCGGCGTCGCGACAGGCGGCGTCCCCTCATCGCTGGGCTGCTCAGCCGATCTGCTCGAAAAGAAAAAGGCCGGCGGCGACCCCTCATCCGTCTCTGTCATCGGCGGTCCGTGCGGCAGCAGCGAGAAGGTCATCAAGCTGGCAGCCATCGGCGAGAAATCGCCACTGGTGGCCGTCAGCCTGGGAGTGGGTCCCGGTTCTGCTCCGGGTACAGTGCCCGGTGGCCAGGGAGCTACGCTCCTGATCGACGGTGCCCCCGTCAACACGATCATCTTTGAGAACTCAAcgtacaagcagcagcaggtgcagcagcagcaggtgcagcagcagcaggtgcagcagcagcagcagcaggcggttgCAGCGGCTGTGGTCATTAAGCCCAACAGCCAGCTCTCGGGAGACTCCACGGTGGACAGCCTTTCCAGTGCCTTGTCCCAGATGAGCTTCGGCGGCAAGTCCGCCACGGGAGCCGGCGAGGAGGCGCAGGACATGAAGCTAGGCTTCACCTTCGGAGATGATCCCTCGCCCCTTAAGGTGGATACCATGGACAAGGCCTCCGCCAgccagcagcatcagcaccaccagcagcaacaacagcagcaggcggcacaacagcagcagcagcagcagcagcaaaataATTCAACGGCCGATCTCAATATGAAGATAGCCAGCGTGAAAAAGGTGTGGGAGTCGGCCACACCGATGTCGGACGGGCCATCGCCCTCGCAGGTGCAggtgcaacagcaacagcaggccCTGCCCTtaggccagcagcagcagcaggccatggcccagcagcagcaacagcagcagcagcagtcgctCGTCCAGCAACAGCCGCTACAggtccagcagcagcagcaggtgcaacagcagcaggtccagcagcagcagcaggtccagcagcagcaacagcagcaggcggtgcagcagcaacaatctGTGCTGCAGCCCCAGGGGGGCGACGATGGCAGCAGCCACATGAGTGCCGCCTCGTTTGTGGCCGCGGCGGTGGCTGCCtcccagcagcaccagcagcagatgCCCCATTATGCGGTCTCAGCGGTGCACATGCAgagccaccaccaccagcagcagcaggcccaGCACCATCAGCACCATGCGCTGTCCTCGCCGGGGCCCGTTCCCGGTGTGCATGGCTATGGGGGTCATGGATCGCCCTTCGATGGCGGCTCCTTGGACCAGCAGTTCCAGCAGGAGGACTATCCCAGtccccagcaacagcagcagcagcatcagaagGCCAAGCAGCAGAAGTACCTGGGCATGTCTCCGCCCCCcagccaacagcagcagcactccCAGCAGCAACACtcgcagcatcagcagcaccagcagcaacagcagcaaccgTTCTACCAGGCGTCGCCGCAGTTCGGTGTCGGCGGCATTCCAACGATTCCCAGCCCGCCGGCCGTGGTGTTCAATTCGTCGCAgatgccaccgccgccgccaccgtcGCAGGGCGGCAATCTGTATGCTCCATTCCATTCGCTCGATCATTCGAGCCGCTCGCCCGCCTATTCGGCGGCAGCGGCCGCACACAGCTTCCCGGGCCACTAtgcggcagcagcggcggcggcggcggcagccgGTGGCCCCTTCAACGTCAATGCGTACGCCATGCAGACGGCCCATGGCGGCAACATGCCCCAGACGGCGGCCACACCCGACATGTACTCCAATCTGTCGTCGCAGTTCCGTCTGGGCGGCGGACCCGGCGGCCCAACGGTCGGCCCCTTCGGTCAGCCCAACTCGCAGCAGCTGAGCAATCCGAACGCCGCGGTGGCCATCATCTCATCTAACAGCAACTCCATGATGTCCTCGGGAGCAGCCAAGCCGCCTCAATCCAGCCAGCAGCCCATCGGGGCCATAGGCTCCAAGTCGGCGGGCAGCGGCGGTGGCCCCGGCCCCTATGCCACCACCCAGCAGTATATGAATCTTTATCCCGGCCCTCCGCCCCAGCATCCGGGCCAGGGCGGACCCCCGCCGGGCGCCCATCAGCTCCAGTCCAACAGCTACTACTCGAATTCGGCGCCAGGCGGTCCCAGTGGCCCCCAGTTCTATGGTGGACCCCCGCCGCAGGGCAACGGAGGTGCGCAGAGCTACGGCCTGGCCACAGCCGCCGGCATGTACGGGGGCCATCAGGGCGGACCACCCGGCTCCAATGGGCCGCCAGGCGGTCCCCAGTCACAGCACACGATGGGCAATTTCAACACGCAGTTCATGAACTCCCCCTTGCTGACGGCCAGTATCAATCAGTACCGAGGAGGACCCACGCCTGGAGCGGCCTACCTGAAGAGCAGCCAGGGACAGGGCCATATGCAGGACTCGGTAAGGACTACAGCTAGCGACGCAGTCAGATGGCGGCGTAGAAAGAGAATCACCTAAATGTGTGCACGTTCATTACAACACTTATCCATCAAATCCGATCCGCACAGTTCAAGCACCAATCAAGAATCTACAATCAAGAAAAATCCTTCATCGAATTATCAGCCAACTATACCAAGTCTGattgctctagctttaatagtctctgggATCTGTGGATGACACAGAATATTGTTCTTTGCGgtaggtggggcgaaattttgaaatgcACTTGTGCAAGTTCAATATCAcgggagtgtggataccaaatttggttgctctagctcttatagtctctgaaatCTAGGCGCTCACTTTTTGcgataggcaaagccgaccatgaaacgtgtgtgtcagagagagagagacagcgagagaaaatcaaattgttttcttcactatggctataataataatacgatctggtgcAGATTCTGCACCCTAAAAGATATAGTATTATTCTTTTTTGGtgttctcgtatctttaaaatcgtggatgccacagattttcgtcctttgtgggggcggggcgaagttttgaaatatacttataacagtgacatatcacggaagtctggatacacggaagtcgttgctctagctcttatagtctctgagcactaggcgctcattgggacggacagacagacatggctcaatcgactcgactattgatgctgatcaagaatatatatactttatggggtcggaaacgcttccttctggacgttacacacatccatatttaccacaaatctcattttgagtatcgggtataaaaagataTAGTCTTTAATCGCTAATCTATCTGCCTCCTAAATAACCGCCCACCAAACTGTGTCTCTTGTCCTCCCCCTGCAGATGGGCCGACAGTTGAAGAGTCCACTCAGCGCTGACATGAGTCTCGGCCTGGCCAAACAGGTCCAGTCGCAGCCAAGTCCACCGCACCACAAGAACTACGGCGCTGTAAGTGTTGCTTCCTCCACTAACCAGAATGAtgctcactctctctcttcctctcttctcttctcttcatACAGTGGGATCTGCAAAACCaggtgctgcagcagcagcagcaacagcagcaacaacaacagcagcagcagcagcaacaacaacaacaacaacaacagcagcagcagcagcaacaatctcagcagcaacagcagcgccagcAGCAGGGCGGTAATGGCGGCAACGGACCCAACATGAACGCCCTGGGCGGACGTGGCAGCGGTGCCgtgggcagtggcagcggaAACGGTGGCGGTGGCTCTCAGGTGGTTGGCGGCAACGGCAGTGGAGGTGGCAATGGTGGTGGAAACGGTGTTGGCAGCGTTGGACAGAGTAGTGGCAACCAAGGTCGGTACCCCACGCCCATTCAGCGACCCAACAACTATCCGCAACAGCAtccccaacagcagcagcaacagcagcaacagcagcagcgggatcaggcggcagcagcagcgcagcgCGCCCAAAACATGCGGCAGGTGACCGGCGGCAATGGAGGAGTGGCAGCGCCAACCAGTGCCggtggcaatggcaatgccCCAGTTGGACCGCCGGGCGGTaacggcggtggcggtggcaatGGGGGACCAGGAGGAGCGGTGGGCGGCGGCTCAACCGGCTCCGCGGTCGGCTCGGCGGCGGCGCAGCTGAGCAAACCCTATTATGCCAACAATGCGGCCGGCTCCGGCGGTGGGGCCAATCGCGGGGAGTGGCACGCCAACTGAGTGGGGCAGAATCCTTCGCCCACGCCCACGATCATGCCCACGACCACACTCAATACCACTCCAGCGGaccccagccacagccacaatcACAGTCCCCCACCTACAATAGAagaaaatacacacacacaaacgtgCATACAGGCATAGAGGAAACGGGGAATAGTGGAAGGAATGCGCATCGAAGGAGATCAAGAAAAGCAAATCAAGGAAAGGAAAGCAAAGCAAAGTAAAGGAACGATAACGATAACGAATGTAGGAACTGTTGGAAGCGAAAGCAGAGAGGAGAAATATTTACTTATCCATAAAAATAAACGTTAAGCAAAAAGTAAAAGTAAAAGTAAAAGTAAAAAGTGAAGAAGGAGGCAGCAGGCAGAAGCCAGAAAGCTATCGAAATCGAAAGTTAATAAcacaaactaaaagagatACTAGCGCAAGCGTAAGAGAAAATGTGAGAGAATAAAGGGAAAGCAGACGCGGGAGCAGAAGCGACgaagagcgagagcgagagacgAGTAGAGACCTAAAAAAGCTAACAAGAGAAACAGAGCTGCCAAGAATAAGACGGTAAAAGTAAACCGCCAGAGAAGAAAGCAATCGAGAgaaaggaaaacaaaacaaaacagtACTCGGTAAGAAAACCCTCAGTAAATGAGAAAGGGGAGAAATGCAAACGCAAAGTGAGAGAAAAGCGTTCAAAGGGAAATTTAGCAACAGCGAAGAGGAgacacacaaaacacaaacccTTAAGAAAATTAGAGCAGGAATAAAGCATAAATGGCGTTTAGCGAGGAGGAGCCATCGGCAGGAGGATCGGCAGCAGATGTTGATTTGATGATTGTTGGCAGGTCCTCAGGGAAGGGAGGCGGAACGATGACGGAAAATGCAAATCAGAGATAGTAAGAGATAGGTACCCCATCCCCATAAGCAGCCCTGCCCCTCTCCGCAACACCGCCACACCGTCACCGCCGCAACAGATGAAAacggaagcagcagcaacaggagAACAGGAGCCCGAAGGAGCAATAGAAAATGGAGAAATCGCAAGAGAATTACTTATtaaacaaaacacacacacatacacacacacacacaaaacgcATACAttacacagacacacacaaacacacgaaCACGAACTCATATAAAAACATACTTACATAAATAGCGGAGTGTATTTTTTGTCAAACAAACTTACATAATATTACTTTTACGTTTATAtacttattatttttttgtagtAGAGTCTCTCTCCCGCaacgccccgccccgccccggcCCACCCGTCAATGCTCTTCCCCCCCAACTAAATCcccaagaaaaacaaaaaccaacaaaaaactGAACATTTGGCACTGCGTATGCTTTAATTTCtttatacataaatacataatacatatacataaatattgtttaatttttttgcaACACACAAAAAATCCACTAATAATTCTAATTTATGTTTATGCTACAATATAatacattatatatatatatatatacatatatacaaaacGTAACCCGGGGCTCTATCTACTCTATACAAATCACATCTGAAAGAATGAGCGAGGAACGAAGAACGAAGAAAGTGACGAGAAAGCGAGCACGAGATGATACCTACATACACATATAGAGAATATATAGAGAaacgaagagagagagagagacaaatgAAAAGCAGGCAAGCTTTTAAGTTTGATTAAGCGCAAAAATAAGTTTAAACAagtaaaagcaaacaaaatacATTATAGAAATCTGTatgaacaaaaacaaaaaccgaaaaccgatAACAGAAACCAGAAACAATAACAAAACAGCAATAACAGGCATTATATATGTAGCATTatacagacatatgagtaatTCCTGATCCCGATCATTATCGTTATACAAGTTCCCCCGCCACCCCGTCAATATGGCAGCACTGCTAAACGAATAACGGTATCCGTATCCCCCGGTATCCCAGGCTTTAAATTGAAAGTGTTCAGCGCAAATCGCACATGGGTGGCAACGCCGCCACCACCCCCTATCGCAGCCAGACCTGCCAGACATCGCCAGTCAGCAATCGGAAAGAACTGTAATCGAAATGAAGAACGAAACGAACGTTTTATGCTCAAGGGCGCAGTCACGTAAATGAGAGAATTAAAAGTAATGTATGCTGTACGAGAGTGACGTAGCGAGAATGAAATTTAAACAATTTATATAAATGTGTAATTCATTATGTAACTGTAACTTAACAAggatatgatatgatatgatctatgtatgggcattaacgatacactcacacacacacacacacacacacacacacacacacacacacacacacaaaacacataCGCATGCATATACAagaatacgagtatatatatattatatatagaAGCAAAAACGGTTCCAATTTTAATGAAAACAGGAtccccacacacatacactcatACAAATTCAAACATACTCTTGCTCGTACAACAGTAATTATAACGATTATAATCGCACACATCCCAGGGCGACGACGACGGTGGGAGAGCCGCAGAGATCTCTTGCTCGCACACCCCACATCCTCCACACACCCCCCCCACACGCGCTCTCAGCGAATACTAAGAAGGGTTCGTTGGAGGGAGATGGGAGATCCCTGTGGCCCGCCCCCGCAGTACACAATCCCAATGCGAATATGTAGTAGAAATATagacaaaaaccaaaacaaaaatcaaGCAGAATAACTGCGACTGCTCTGCGCACTTTGCTACGCTGCTTCTGTGCTGCGCTGCTGCTGTAAAGCGCAAAAGAGAAAACGCAATAGAAAAAAGCAATGGAATATAGCGGTATATTAAATagtccacacacacacaaacacacacacaaccagACTCAGTCACTCACTCCCACGCACCCGAATGTCACCCTCTCACTCACTCAATCACTCACTCACATACGACCCGCCCCCAAAACGGGGAATTTGCAAAGCCAGGCAAATAGTTTAGTTATTAAAATAACACGGAAAACGAGAAGAAACAGAAGCATAAAGAGAACAAAAGAAATGAAGAGGAAAGCGAAACAGTTAGTGGATAACAGGAGAATATAGGAAGATATAGAAAGAAAACCGAAACCGAAGCAAACGCTTGCTATTATACAATACATGTAAAAGGTAATTACATAGCATATACAATTGATAAATGATATAAACACTAATTTATACCTACAACATATATTTTAAATGCATCAAGAAACCCGTTAGGGCTGATTAACATACAGCTAAACGGTCGAAGGACACGTCAGTCAGGCGAGGAATAGGCCCGGCCAGCAGGCAGATAGGAGAAAAAAGAAGAGTACAGTACATGAAATATTTATACGAAATATATGTAAACCATTTTTACATTCAATTCATTCAAATTAATTTTTAGCAATACTGAAATttcgataaaaaaaaaagaaaacaaaccTGGGGCCCGCCCCAGATCCCCCTTACCCCCCGTGACCTCTCCAACCAATGAACGAGAGGGATCTTTCAATTTCGATCCAAATCTGGGGCCCGCTCCAGATCGATTGCCCTTACCCCTAGCCTCAACCGATGAATGAGGAAAATTTAAAGCAAGtttgaaatgaaataaaactttaaataaaatatttaaaaacaaaacaaaaaccccaaaaaaaaacaacgaaCAAAATTTGTTGAAC
The Drosophila miranda strain MSH22 chromosome XL, D.miranda_PacBio2.1, whole genome shotgun sequence genome window above contains:
- the LOC108157033 gene encoding neurogenic protein mastermind isoform X1 produces the protein MSTLGGSRGERNAKPKFTALDINRMYKNSRGESSEPSAQKNQVPRKHGMQILGKVPSARRPPANLPSLKAETNTSSSNNNFLVSVEAGSGSAGGSNNSHNNTTAHSGGGGAGAAGNGGGGATGGGGASTTPGVGGGSQQLQQQQQQHHHHHNNNVSTSNAGNKFGSSNSSTSNSNNNVSSGGGNNSASSGHSHTHSGGGGGGGPANSNKNYKLINNSAGGPGGSGGGGSAAGGGHSLNSPKSWSAITTGHERGQHFGRQPQHHSQQQQQVVPHYQSPQFQYEFPTLDGTVGSGGSGGGGSSGAGSGLGGAQSGKGHYQNQAHHSSSIQQNHHHSHHSHHHQQQHQHQHQHQQQHQQSSHHRDYHQGQGQGRQYGGGSHHSHRDYRDGNDDVGGGAGGMDLGEMSLRPQNDTATWLQQQEKAAKSAAAAAAAAAANSDLAMGQQGQGHHLIAGNGGGGTPGGGGGGGGSGNGGAVPLPILSLMPSFMRSGAPMPTSAVVAGGLGMGVGGSMATTVASILAGGSESGLPTHYQNGILGGRAASPAVGGFRAASAIPKRPAASASPPQGMGTATPPQQQQAQQQANGGGRKEKDYVVEPEVAQMQRPIIREEDLERLNAIAKDDSWTKQDDIDYTKKLTFSDDESPPEDHLHGGGSGKQQQHQQQGHSQTQASTAASSVLAGKMAPSSVSSWQRGKDSSERESLPEGCMDQQQQQQQQSQQQQQDMRQQNGHRGSSGNVGAPVAGGIALDASVYERVKQRKEEEERREMERKQAAAKKLQELEMKMNSKKAAAAALAGEGPASSSGSVSSNEAQSLSAPLGNVSEDEGGGQHRRPRGSISSLGSGVSPVTTGGGGGGVSGSGSPAGGEYGQKGVFLTHFQSNLPPRFQRQQQQQQQAQQQQQQPRLEKSASASSAFDSNSRYLQKGGVGSASGGGAAAGTVASGGGGRGGYAQRGASGGGGGGAAGGGYGRNRHDSSSAREEQDALTIEQQQQRFTRGQQEYRSQVQSLPRSISENSHRKTSVSSSTGGEECAILSLGSCSSWAEQTDAEQKVHHRHRDESFSSTHSHDSSVQIKILQRPARQPSLSEEAMAPGAVGGQQQKQLLPASPSLHKPAPAEIMPTQILRRSVEPLDKSDDKSEEKPDGDGDKAKYQQQQAASGSKQQQDEDKAHPSAAAGKRPSARGGGGGGGSVGGRGGGTRSYAASAGGGGAQAASVGSGSYRGGNRSGSDWGSRSSGAAGRRYYGSGGEQSEHSEDVDEDCYSSGGGGGGGGGGGTGAARRRPEDPAGQPSANKAGFSPRGEPSRRGRGGLSSGGGAVSAPGYRRPVAAGSGTGSAGNAGGAGRAYGRLGYEEYGKRSSDSEADLADKSKHMAKDEKEACGAVGEEKDCKTATSAPSHSHSHSQHTALVKEEAQKDSPARIPPGLAATAAGGAPTALTSGVATGGVPSSLGCSADLLEKKKAGGDPSSVSVIGGPCGSSEKVIKLAAIGEKSPLVAVSLGVGPGSAPGTVPGGQGATLLIDGAPVNTIIFENSTYKQQQVQQQQVQQQQVQQQQQQAVAAAVVIKPNSQLSGDSTVDSLSSALSQMSFGGKSATGAGEEAQDMKLGFTFGDDPSPLKVDTMDKASASQQHQHHQQQQQQQAAQQQQQQQQQNNSTADLNMKIASVKKVWESATPMSDGPSPSQVQVQQQQQALPLGQQQQQAMAQQQQQQQQQSLVQQQPLQVQQQQQVQQQQVQQQQQVQQQQQQQAVQQQQSVLQPQGGDDGSSHMSAASFVAAAVAASQQHQQQMPHYAVSAVHMQSHHHQQQQAQHHQHHALSSPGPVPGVHGYGGHGSPFDGGSLDQQFQQEDYPSPQQQQQQHQKAKQQKYLGMSPPPSQQQQHSQQQHSQHQQHQQQQQQPFYQASPQFGVGGIPTIPSPPAVVFNSSQMPPPPPPSQGGNLYAPFHSLDHSSRSPAYSAAAAAHSFPGHYAAAAAAAAAAGGPFNVNAYAMQTAHGGNMPQTAATPDMYSNLSSQFRLGGGPGGPTVGPFGQPNSQQLSNPNAAVAIISSNSNSMMSSGAAKPPQSSQQPIGAIGSKSAGSGGGPGPYATTQQYMNLYPGPPPQHPGQGGPPPGAHQLQSNSYYSNSAPGGPSGPQFYGGPPPQGNGGAQSYGLATAAGMYGGHQGGPPGSNGPPGGPQSQHTMGNFNTQFMNSPLLTASINQYRGGPTPGAAYLKSSQGQGHMQDSMGRQLKSPLSADMSLGLAKQVQSQPSPPHHKNYGAWDLQNQVLQQQQQQQQQQQQQQQQQQQQQQQQQQQQQSQQQQQRQQQGGNGGNGPNMNALGGRGSGAVGSGSGNGGGGSQVVGGNGSGGGNGGGNGVGSVGQSSGNQGRYPTPIQRPNNYPQQHPQQQQQQQQQQQRDQAAAAAQRAQNMRQVTGGNGGVAAPTSAGGNGNAPVGPPGGNGGGGGNGGPGGAVGGGSTGSAVGSAAAQLSKPYYANNAAGSGGGANRGEWHAN